The window AAAATTCTTCAATATCGTTGTCGTTTCGTCACGTTAGATGGTGACGTAGTGAATCCAGGCGGTTCCATGACAGGGGGAGCGGTAAAGCAAAAGACAAATTCTTTGTTGAGCCGTAAAGGAGAGCTTGAAGAATTAAAGAAAAAGCTAGTCGATATGGAAGAAAAAACGGCCCACCTTGAAAATCAGGTGAAGAGTTTAAAAAATGAGACAACTTCTAAAGAATCCGAATTGGAATTACTACGCAAAATGGGTGAGGAACTTCGCCTTAAAGAACAAACTTTAAAAGGTGATCTGCGTGAAATCGAGTTTGAAGAAAAAAATGTTAACGAACGGTTGGCATTATATGATATGGATAAACTTCAAACTAGTAAAGAGACCGAGACTCTTCTTTCTAGAAAGGTAGAGCTACAATCGGACCTTCATCAACTTACTGAGGAAATAGCCAATCTAGATGCAGAAATCAAGAAGCTTTCTAAACAAAAAAGCATTGAATCGACATCACGCGAGACGCTCCTATCCGGTATAAACGACCGCAAAGTTTTGATTGCCGCTAAAAATGAGCAACTGTCACATGCGAATGAAAAACTAACTAGAGTGACAATTGAGCTTTCAGAAAATCAAGAAAAGCTGCAGACAGTTTCTGAAGATTTACAACTATTGTCTTCAGAAATGACCAATAGCTCTTCTGGCGAAGAACAGCTTGAAATTGCGGCGAACCGAATGCTGCAGGATAAAAATGAAACGGTGAAACTTATTTCTTCCCGTCGCGAAGAACGAGTTAAAATCCAGTTAGAGCTTGAGGATGAAGAGTTAGAGGCCAAGGAATTAAAACGGCAGCATAAAGGCATGGTGGAAAGTTTAAAGGACGAAGAAATTAAGTTAAATCGATATGATTTTGAACTTGAAAATCGTCTCTCTCATCTTCGAGAGGAATACATGTTAACGTTTGAAGGAGCAAAGGAGCAATACCCACTGTCCATCCCTGTGGATGAAGCACGTAAAAAAGTGAAACTGATAAAGCTTGCCATTGAAGAATTAGGTTCAGTTAACCTCGGGGCAATTGAAGAGTATGACCGGGTGTCAGAGCGGTATGAGTTTTTACTTGAGCAAAAAACGGATCTTCAGGAAGCCAAGGATACTCTGTTTCAGGTTATTGGTGAAATGGATGAAGAAATGAAAAAACGCTTCTCCGAAATGTTTGATGGAATTCGTTCGCATTTTGAGCCTACCTTTCAAGCATTGTTTGGTGGAGGCAGGGCGGATTTGCGCTTAACAGACCCAAGTGACCTGCTAAACACTGGAGTGGAGATCGTTGCTCAGCCGCCAGGTAAAAAATTGCAAAACCTCGGGTTATTATCAGGTGGAGAGCGTGCGCTAACGGCAATTGCATTATTATTCTCAATTTTAAAGGTTCGTCCCGTTCCTTTTTGCATTCTCGATGAAGTGGAAGCGGCACTTGATGAAGCTAATGTGCATCGATTCAGTAAATATTTAAAAAGATATAGTAATGAAACGCAATTTATCGTTATCACCCATCGTAAGGGCACAATGGAAGAGGCCGATGTACTTTATGGGATCACCATGCAAGAGTCAGGGGTTTCAAGGCTCGTATCGGTTCGTTTAGACGATACCCTAGATTTAGTTCAATCGTAGACATTATAAAGGCGAGGAAGTGAAATAGATGAGCTTTTTTAAAAAATTAAAAGAGAAAATTTCTAAACAAACAGACAGCGTGACTGAAAAATTTAAACAGGGGTTAACGAAAACCCGTGATAATTTTTCCGGAAAAGTAAACGACCTTGTTGCGCGGTATCGTAAGGTTGATGAGGAATTTTTTGAAGAACTTGAGGAAATCCTGATTCAGGCAGACGTTGGTTTTGATACAGTGATGAAGTTGATTGATGAACTGAAATTAGAAGTGAAGCGGAAAAATATTCAAGATCCAAAAGAAGTTCAAAGTGTCATTTCTGAAAAACTCGTTGAGATTTATCAAGGAGACAAGGGTGAAACCATAACTTCTGAATTGAACATTCAGGATAATGAGTTAACCGTTATTTTATTTGTCGGTGTTAACGGAGTTGGTAAAACCACGACGATCGGAAAGCTAGGGCATAAATTCAAGTCGGAAGGTAAGCGGGTATTGATGGCTGCCGGGGACACTTTCCGTGCTGGTGCTATTGAGCAGTTAGAGGTATGGGGAGAGCGAGTTGGCGTGGAAGTAATTAAACAGGCAGCGGGTTCCGATCCAGCTGCAGTTATGTTTGATGCCATTCAGGCAGCAAAAGCCCGCAATGCTGATATCCTCCTATGTGATACAGCTGGTCGTCTACAAAATAAGGTCAACCTTATGAAAGAACTGGAAAAGGTAAAACGGGTTATCGAAAGGGAAATTTCAGGAGCACCGCATGAAGTATTGCTCGTCCTCGATGCAACAACAGGGCAAAATGCGATGATTCAAGCAAAAACTTTTAAAGAAGCGACAGATGTTAGTGGCATCGTGTTAACAAAACTCGATGGAACGGCTAAAGGAGGAATTGTTCTCGCGATTCGTAATGAGCTTGATATTCCTGTCAAATTTGTCGGTCTTGGTGAAAAAATGGATGACCTACAAGAGTTTGATGCTGAAAAATACGTTTATGGATTATTTGCGGATCAAGTGGAAAATGAGTCGGATGAAGAATAGGGAATCAATCCTTATTTTAAAATAAAGATGAAAATGGGGCTGCCGAAGGAGTACTTGGCAGCCCTGTTTTTACGCCCATTTAAAATGTCATATTTTTCTAATAAAGTGCTTACAATGTATGTTATTATTGATGGAAAATAGCTTTTTTGAAAGGGGAGAGAAAATGAGCAAAACGAAAAAGATCATTGCTGGTATCTCGACCACTGCTTTTGCCTTTGGGTTAACAGGTTGTGGGAACGATACAGATATCCCACCTAAGCCCAATAATAACGCATGTGGAGATTGGGAATGGGATAGTGATGATGGAGTGTGGGAATGTGATGATGAAAATTCGTCTTATTTTCATCACTATTATTATGGAGGATCCTTTTATGCTACGAGATCACTTTTGCATAAAAATAAAGGTTTTTTGAAATACAAAAATAGCAAATCCTTCAAGGGCGGCAGCAATTATAAAAAAGGCAGTTCAGGGTTTGGAAGCGGATCAAAGAGCTACGGTGGTTAACTTATAGGGAGAGAGGGATATTAGTGGATTTATATTTAAATTTTTCAGTTTACTTGATTGTATCCTTACTATTATTATTGATTGGCATTTTTATCTTTGAAAAAAGTACAACGAAGCTTCAAGAATTCAAGCTAATCGCTCAAAAAAATATTACTGCTGCATTATCATTGGGTGGGAAGCTATTAGGGCTTGCTGTGGTACTTGGTGCAGCAGCGGAGTACTCTGTTTCTTTACTAGATATGATTATTTGGGGGGCGATTGGAATTGTCGCTCAAATTATTTTCTTTGTTCTTGCTGAAGTGATCACGATCCGCTTTAGTATTCAAAAAGCAATTGAAGAAGATAACCGGGCAGTGGGGATTATGCTGTTTTCGCTATCAATTGCAGTTGGCTGGGTTGTTTCCAAATGTCTTACCTATTAACATTCGCGCTTCGTTAGGAGATGAAACAGGTGCAAAAGCTTACATATTTTATTGATAGGGGAAATGGAGAATATCAACCGTTTTATGAATATTGTCTGCCGTTAGTTGGGGAAGACGAGTTTTACGCAAGACAATTATGCACTTACTTCATCATGGAAGGTAGGCAATACCAATTACTGTCAAACGAAATGAAGGGGAGCGAAGAAATTCTCGTTCTTGAGGAAATTGGAGCAAATGAACGCTTACCTGATGAAAACATTTACCGTGGAAATGGACTTCACCTTGAATTTCGCAGTTCCCAGTTACAAGAAAACTACAAACTGCTTAAAGTAGAACAAATTGAAACACACTTTGAAGTAATCCGCTTTCTTCTTAAGGATGTTGTTGATATTTTGGGGGTTGGTCAGTTTTTGACAACCTCAACAGAAATTGATGAAGATCGTGGTGCCTATGTCATTTATGTGAAACCTATTGATGAAGAGTAAAGGAGAATTTTTTGTGGATTCCTCATCCTATCATGTAACGCGCCAACAATTCTTCAATAAAGTGGTGGATTTCTGGCCGGATCTTTATGGAGAAGAGTATGCACTTTATGATATTTTTGAAACTGATCGTGATTTTATAAAAAAAGTCCACCAATCATCGGAGCGAATTGGCCATATTTTTTTTAAAATATCCAAGCTTCTTCGTAAGGTCAATGATGAGATATTATTGGAGATGGGGTTCCCAGAGGAAACTCTTTCTTTTTTACGAATACCATCGCACACGGCGGAAAGTGTGATTTCTCGCCTCGACTTGGTTCAAAGCGGAACTACCTTTAAATGTTTAGAAATGAATTCAGATACTCCGACCTTTATTAAAGAAGTATTTAATATCAATGAGTTGATCTGTAAGGAGTTTCAACTGGAAAACCCTAATCGAGGGATGAACCGAAAGCTCAGTGAGGTCGTTCGAAACAGCATTAATGCTTCAATAAGACAGAAACAACCAAATGTTATTTTCACCTCGCATTATGACCATCTTGAAGACCGAAACACGGCGTTGTATCTTCAAAAGATATCTCAATTTCCTTCTAAATATCTTCCTCTCAACCGACTCCGTATTGTGAAAGGGGAAGGTCTTTACGATGACGAGGGGCAGAAAATTGATGTTCTTTATCGGCAAACCTTTCCAATTGAAAATTTGATATGTGATGAAGATGAAGCGGGTAATCCGATTGGTATATGGCTTCTCGAATTAGTCCAATTAGGTTGCCTAGCTATTATTAATCCCCCCTCTTCCTTCCTTTTACAAAATAAAACGGTTCAGGCGGTGATATGGGGGTTGCATCAGGATAAACACCCATTTTTTACTGAAGAAGAACATGGGTGGATCAACGAGCATTTCCTTCCTACATACCTTGAACCAGACTCTTTTTTAAAAGCGAAGCAGGCCTACGTCAAAAAACCTTCGTTTGGTCGAGAGGGAGACACGGTCGAAATTTATGATGGAAACGGAAACCTAAAAGCGGAAGATGTCTTAAAAACGTATCAAAAATATATTCCAATCTATCAAAAGTATATTGAGCTTCCAACAGTTCCCTTTTTCAGTGAAAAAGGGAAACAACAGGGACATATGATTATTGGTAGTTTTCTCTTAAATGGTCAACCGGGAGGAATTGGGTGTCGGGTTGGGAACCTTATTACCGATAATCTGTCGTATTTTTTACCAATTGGTGTCCGCTAAAGTGGAGGAAAGGAGGGGAACCTATGTGGATTTTACATAAAATATTTTCGAAGTTAAGTAAAGTTAGTCTTGGGAAATTAGTGGCTATTACGATTTTAGTCATTTTCGCAAGCAGTTTTACGATGCGAAATTTAGAACCTAAAACCTTTCCGACCTTTTTTGATGCTTTATGGTGGACGATGACGACCATTGTAACGGTTGGTTACGGAGATTTCTATCCTAGTAGTCAGGTCGGACGAATTTTTACCATGCTATTGCTGTACACGGTTGGAATCGGGGCGATGGGTCTTATTATTGGGAAGATATTTGAGAGCTTTAGTTTGTATCGGAAGCTAAAGGAGGAAGGTAAGTTGAAATATTCGGGGGAAGGTCATTATATATTAATAGGATCATCAAGGGAGAAAATGCAAAATGTGTTGGAGGAAATCATTAGTACCGAAACCAAAGCGGAAATAGTCATTATTGATAATGACATTAAATGTCCAATTGAACACGAACGGGTCCATTTTATCAGTGGTGATCCCGCCGATGAGGAAATCTTGTTGAAGGCGAACATTCTTGAATCAAGATCCGTTTCGATTTTTACTGATGAGCGAATTGAACTTACCGAATATGCGGATGGGAAAACTCTGCTGATTGCATCCCGGGTTGAGTCTATCTCTAAACGGTTCCAAAAAAGTATCTACACCATAGTAGAAATCATGAAGGAAAATCATATTTCCTTATTCGAATACGCACATGTCGATGAGTTTATTTTGGCTAAGGAATCGGTTTCCCGCTTGATGGCGCAGGCTGCAATCTACCCTGGGTCGAGCCGTTTATTTAAGCAATTACTCAGCAATACAGATAAAGACAATCTATATGAAATCTACAAGAAACCACAATGGAATACATATAAAGATGCGGCTATGGATTTATTTGATTTAGGGGCAACCCTCATTTCGGACGGAAGTCATTTAGACATAGCCAGGAGACCGAACGACTCAATTGCGGATGATGCAAAAATGTTTGTGATTTGTGATGAAGTGACGTATAAGAAAATAAAAAATTCCTAGATGGGGCCTTAATTAGGGAGAGTTAACAACCTGGACGACACACCTTGACAGTGGTTCACGTTCTGTGTAAAATAAGTTGTAAAGGCTTTTCACTTAACAAGGGGGGAATAGCGATGCTGGAAAAAACAACACGCATGAATTATCTATACGATTTTTATCAATCGTTGTTAACCCCAAAGCAGAGCAGCTACATGTCCCTATATTACCTAGAAGACTATTCCTTAGGAGAAATCGCTGAAGAATATAATATAAGCCGGCAAGCTGTTTATGACAACATAAAGAGAACCGAAGCGATGCTAGAGGAATACGAGGAAAAGTTATTGCTGTTACAAAAATTTCAAGATCGTTGCAAGCTTCTTGCCGACATAAAGGAAATGCTTGCAGAAGAAACACCTTCTAAACAGGCACTGTATGAAGCAGTGGCTGAAGTAGAGAAACTAGATTAGGAGGCGGCAAAGCATGGCGTTTGAAGGATTGGCCGACCGACTGCAAAATACGATCCAAAAAATCCGCGGTAAAGGGAAAGTAAACGAAGCGGATGTTAAGGAAATGATGCGTGAAGTTCGTCTCGCTCTTCTAGAGGCTGACGTTAACTTTAAGGTAGTCAAGGAATTTGTTAAAAAAGTAAGTGAGAGAGCACAAGGTCAAGAGGTTATGAAAAGCCTTACACCTGGACAACAAGTCATTAAGGTCGTAAAAGAGGAACTAACGGAGTTAATGGGCGGCGAACAAAGTAAAATTGCCGTTTCTAATCGTCCTCCTACTGTAATTTTAATGGTGGGTCTACAAGGTGCTGGTAAAACAACAACATCAGGAAAACTTGCAAACCTACTTCGAAAAAAGTACAATCGGAACCCGTTGCTCGTTGCGGCCGATATTTATCGTCCAGCAGCAATCAAACAGCTTGAGACGCTTGGCAAGCAGCTTGGAATGTCTGTCTTTTCCCTTGGTGATCAAGTAAATCCGGTTGAAATAGCGAAACAAGCGATTGCAAAAGCTAAGGAAGATCATCATGACTATGTATTAATTGATACAGCAGGTCGATTGCATGTTGACGAAGCACTTATGGATGAATTAAAACAGATAAAAGAGCTTACGAAGCCTGATGAAATCTTCCTTGTCGTTGATGCGATGACTGGTCAAGATGCTGTAAACGTAGCCCAAAGCTTTAATGAGACTCTGGGACTTACGGGTGTTGTCTTAACCAAGTTAGACGGTGATACTCGTGGTGGTGCAGCCTTGTCGATTCGTTCTGTTACCAATACACCGATTAAATTTGTCGGTCTTGGTGAGAAAATGGATGCGTTGGAGCCTTTCCATCCTGAACGCATGGCATCAAGGATCTTAGGAATGGGAGATATGCTAACCCTTATCGAAAAAGCCCAAGCTAATGTAGATGAGGAGAAAGCAAAAGAGTTAGAAAAGAAGATGCGCACAGCTTCTTTCACTCTGGACGATTTTCTTGATCAACTCGGGCAAGTTCGTAACCTAGGTCCGCTTGATGAACTATTAAAGATGATGCCTGGTGCGAACAAGATTAAGGGTTTGAATAATGTTCAAATTGATGAAAAACAAATTTCCCATGTGGAAGCCATCATTCAATCGATGACAAAGGAAGAAAAGCTGCATCCTGAGGTGATTAATGCGAATCGTCGTAAACGGATCGCCAAAGGAAGTGGAACAGCAGTTCCTGATGTCAATCGTCTTCTAAAACAATTTGAAGACATGAAGAAAATGATGAAACAAATGACTGGCATGCAGCAAAAAGGGAAGAAAAAAGGTGGTTTTAAGCTACCGTTTAATCCTTTCTAAAGCTTGATTGGTGCATCCAAAATTTAGGTGTTAAGAAAAAACACTTTACAAACTTTTTATTCATTGTTATTATATTATCTTGTGTGAAACTATTCGGAGGTGCTATTTAAAATGGCAGTAAAAATTCGCTTAAAACGTATGGGAGCAAAAAAATCTCCTTTCTATCGTATTGTAGTTGCTGATTCTCGTTCACCACGTGATGGACGTCAAATTGAAACAGTTGGAACATATAATCCTGTTGTTCAACCAGCACAAGTATTAATCAACGAAGAGCTTGCTCTTAAATGGTTACAAAATGGTGCAAAACCATCTGATACAGTTCGTAACCTTTTCTCTAGCCAAGGCATCATGGAAAAATTCCATAATGTTAAAAACAGCAAGTAATTCGAGATTCCTATGAAGCAGCTTATTGAAACGATTGTTAAGCCCCTTGTTGATTTTCCAGATGATGTCTTAGTTGACGTCATTGAAGAGGATCACCGCGTAACCTATAAGCTTTCTGTCAACAAGATTGACATGGGAAAAGTAATTGGAAAGCAGGGGCGCGTTGCAAAGGCCATTAGAACAGTAGTCTATGCAGCAGGATCATCACAACAGAAGAAGATTTTTTTAGAAATCTCAGAATGAGGAGGGGCATCCCTCCTCTTTTCGTATATATTAATAGATAGTTCCATCATATGTCTTTTCCTCGGGGAATAAGTGCTATGGGAGGCGATCGAAATGAAACTACTTCAAACTGTCGTGATAAAACAAGTATTAACGGAACAAAGTAAGGACAATTTATTTGATAAATACCATTCAAAAAAATTGCAGTTACAAAAAGAATGTGATCAACTTAGGTTTGAATTAAAAAAGTTGGAAAAAGCAAAAAAATATCAGCCTGCTAGTTTAATGAAGCATTTTGAAAAAGAAATCCAAGCACGGCATGAAAAAATCAAGTTAGCAGACTTCCAAATCGAACAACTACATATCCTACCATTAGGAAGCGAATTAAAAGAACGAGAAGTACAAGCACTTGTTGAGTTAAATGAAGGAGATAGCTGGGAGGAGTTTCTAACTGGCAAAACCATTGTGATTAAAGATGGTTTAGTGGCAGAAATACGAGAAAGGTGACTTTAATTATGGATAAATGGTTTAATGTTGGAAAAATCGTTAATGTACATGGCTTAAAAGGAGAAGTTCGGGTAATTTCAACAACGGACTTTGTTGCTCAGCGGTTCAAGCCTGGAAATCATTTATTTTTATTTATGCCAGGGGCGAATTCAAACAGCCCAATTGAATTAAAAGTGGTTAGTCATCGCACTCATAAAAACTTTGAGTTACTAACCTTTGAAGGATTCGAGGATGTTAATCTCGTCGAGAAATTTAGGGACGGGATATTAAAAGTTCCTGAAGATCAGCTTGGTGCACTCGATGAGGGTGAATTCTATTTCCATGAAATTGTAGGCTGTCTTGTTTGTACAGTACATGGCGAAGAAATAGGAAAAGTAACCGAGATTTTAACCCCAGGTGCAAATGATGTTTGGGTTATTAAGCCTAAAACAGGAAGGGACATTTTAATCCCTTATATTGCGCAAATCGTAAAAAAGATAGATGTTAAAGAAAAAATCATTTTGATAGAGCCAATGGAAGGCCTTTTATCATGATGAAAATTGATGTTCTTTCGCTTTTCCCTGAAATGTTTTCAGGTGTATTCACCCAGTCAATCTTAAAAAAAGCTGCTGACAGCGGTTCGGTTAACTATAATGTTGTCAATTTTCGGCAGTTTTCGGATAATAAACATCAGACTGTAGATGATTACCCGTACGGTGGGGGAGCAGGAATGGTTTTAAAGCCTCAACCTATTTTTGATGCCGTTTCAGAGCTTTTGAATGCTGATACCGATGCTACTCCGCGTGTAATCCTGCTTTGCCCACAAGGAGAACGATTTACGCAAAAAAAGGCAGAGGAACTGTCAGAAGAACAGCATCTAATTTTTATCTGTGGCCATTATGAAGGCTATGATGAAAGAATTCGCGAATATTTAATTACAGACGAAATTTCCATTGGTGATTATGTTTTAACCGGAGGAGAGCTTGGGGCAATGGTCATCATTGATAGCGTCGTTCGCCTCCTTCCTGGGGTCCTAGGAAATGAAGAATCTCATCAGAAAGACTCATTTAGCACGGGCTTTCTTGAGCATCCCCATTATACTAGACCAGCAGAATTCCGTGGCATGAACGTACCTGATGTTCTTTTATCTGGAAATCACCGATTGATTGAAGAGTGGCGGACAAAGGAATCGTTGCGTCGTACGTACTTAAGGCGTCCTGATTTACTTGAAAAAGTAGAACTTACAGAACAGCAACAAAAGTGGCTGGAAGAATTGCGGAATCAGCACGACTAACTGTTGCGAAAGCATAGTGTTTGTGGTATGATAATTTTTGTGACTTGGGCTGTAAAGTACTAAGTCTTGATAACGATGTTCCGCTGCAATCATAAAAAGGAATGTAAGAGCATCTGTGGGAGGAGTTGAAAACGATGCAAAAATTAATTGAAGATATCACAAAAGAACAACTTCGTTCTGATCTTCCTTCGTTCCGTCCTGGTGATACTGTACGTGTACACGTAAAAGTTATCGAGGGTACTCGCGAACGTGTTCAGCTCTTTGAAGGTGTTGTGATTAAGCGTCGTGGCGGTGGAATCAGCGAAACATTTACAGTTCGTAAGATTTCTTACGGTGTAGGTGTTGAACGTAC of the Bacillus sp. 1NLA3E genome contains:
- the ftsY gene encoding signal recognition particle-docking protein FtsY is translated as MSFFKKLKEKISKQTDSVTEKFKQGLTKTRDNFSGKVNDLVARYRKVDEEFFEELEEILIQADVGFDTVMKLIDELKLEVKRKNIQDPKEVQSVISEKLVEIYQGDKGETITSELNIQDNELTVILFVGVNGVGKTTTIGKLGHKFKSEGKRVLMAAGDTFRAGAIEQLEVWGERVGVEVIKQAAGSDPAAVMFDAIQAAKARNADILLCDTAGRLQNKVNLMKELEKVKRVIEREISGAPHEVLLVLDATTGQNAMIQAKTFKEATDVSGIVLTKLDGTAKGGIVLAIRNELDIPVKFVGLGEKMDDLQEFDAEKYVYGLFADQVENESDEE
- a CDS encoding DUF350 domain-containing protein codes for the protein MDLYLNFSVYLIVSLLLLLIGIFIFEKSTTKLQEFKLIAQKNITAALSLGGKLLGLAVVLGAAAEYSVSLLDMIIWGAIGIVAQIIFFVLAEVITIRFSIQKAIEEDNRAVGIMLFSLSIAVGWVVSKCLTY
- a CDS encoding glutathionylspermidine synthase family protein, yielding MKSKGEFFVDSSSYHVTRQQFFNKVVDFWPDLYGEEYALYDIFETDRDFIKKVHQSSERIGHIFFKISKLLRKVNDEILLEMGFPEETLSFLRIPSHTAESVISRLDLVQSGTTFKCLEMNSDTPTFIKEVFNINELICKEFQLENPNRGMNRKLSEVVRNSINASIRQKQPNVIFTSHYDHLEDRNTALYLQKISQFPSKYLPLNRLRIVKGEGLYDDEGQKIDVLYRQTFPIENLICDEDEAGNPIGIWLLELVQLGCLAIINPPSSFLLQNKTVQAVIWGLHQDKHPFFTEEEHGWINEHFLPTYLEPDSFLKAKQAYVKKPSFGREGDTVEIYDGNGNLKAEDVLKTYQKYIPIYQKYIELPTVPFFSEKGKQQGHMIIGSFLLNGQPGGIGCRVGNLITDNLSYFLPIGVR
- a CDS encoding potassium channel family protein produces the protein MWILHKIFSKLSKVSLGKLVAITILVIFASSFTMRNLEPKTFPTFFDALWWTMTTIVTVGYGDFYPSSQVGRIFTMLLLYTVGIGAMGLIIGKIFESFSLYRKLKEEGKLKYSGEGHYILIGSSREKMQNVLEEIISTETKAEIVIIDNDIKCPIEHERVHFISGDPADEEILLKANILESRSVSIFTDERIELTEYADGKTLLIASRVESISKRFQKSIYTIVEIMKENHISLFEYAHVDEFILAKESVSRLMAQAAIYPGSSRLFKQLLSNTDKDNLYEIYKKPQWNTYKDAAMDLFDLGATLISDGSHLDIARRPNDSIADDAKMFVICDEVTYKKIKNS
- a CDS encoding putative DNA-binding protein; its protein translation is MLEKTTRMNYLYDFYQSLLTPKQSSYMSLYYLEDYSLGEIAEEYNISRQAVYDNIKRTEAMLEEYEEKLLLLQKFQDRCKLLADIKEMLAEETPSKQALYEAVAEVEKLD
- the ffh gene encoding signal recognition particle protein encodes the protein MAFEGLADRLQNTIQKIRGKGKVNEADVKEMMREVRLALLEADVNFKVVKEFVKKVSERAQGQEVMKSLTPGQQVIKVVKEELTELMGGEQSKIAVSNRPPTVILMVGLQGAGKTTTSGKLANLLRKKYNRNPLLVAADIYRPAAIKQLETLGKQLGMSVFSLGDQVNPVEIAKQAIAKAKEDHHDYVLIDTAGRLHVDEALMDELKQIKELTKPDEIFLVVDAMTGQDAVNVAQSFNETLGLTGVVLTKLDGDTRGGAALSIRSVTNTPIKFVGLGEKMDALEPFHPERMASRILGMGDMLTLIEKAQANVDEEKAKELEKKMRTASFTLDDFLDQLGQVRNLGPLDELLKMMPGANKIKGLNNVQIDEKQISHVEAIIQSMTKEEKLHPEVINANRRKRIAKGSGTAVPDVNRLLKQFEDMKKMMKQMTGMQQKGKKKGGFKLPFNPF
- the rpsP gene encoding 30S ribosomal protein S16; translated protein: MAVKIRLKRMGAKKSPFYRIVVADSRSPRDGRQIETVGTYNPVVQPAQVLINEELALKWLQNGAKPSDTVRNLFSSQGIMEKFHNVKNSK
- a CDS encoding KH domain-containing protein, with product MKQLIETIVKPLVDFPDDVLVDVIEEDHRVTYKLSVNKIDMGKVIGKQGRVAKAIRTVVYAAGSSQQKKIFLEISE
- a CDS encoding YlqD family protein, whose amino-acid sequence is MKLLQTVVIKQVLTEQSKDNLFDKYHSKKLQLQKECDQLRFELKKLEKAKKYQPASLMKHFEKEIQARHEKIKLADFQIEQLHILPLGSELKEREVQALVELNEGDSWEEFLTGKTIVIKDGLVAEIRER
- the rimM gene encoding ribosome maturation factor RimM (Essential for efficient processing of 16S rRNA), yielding MDKWFNVGKIVNVHGLKGEVRVISTTDFVAQRFKPGNHLFLFMPGANSNSPIELKVVSHRTHKNFELLTFEGFEDVNLVEKFRDGILKVPEDQLGALDEGEFYFHEIVGCLVCTVHGEEIGKVTEILTPGANDVWVIKPKTGRDILIPYIAQIVKKIDVKEKIILIEPMEGLLS
- the trmD gene encoding tRNA (guanosine(37)-N1)-methyltransferase TrmD — encoded protein: MKIDVLSLFPEMFSGVFTQSILKKAADSGSVNYNVVNFRQFSDNKHQTVDDYPYGGGAGMVLKPQPIFDAVSELLNADTDATPRVILLCPQGERFTQKKAEELSEEQHLIFICGHYEGYDERIREYLITDEISIGDYVLTGGELGAMVIIDSVVRLLPGVLGNEESHQKDSFSTGFLEHPHYTRPAEFRGMNVPDVLLSGNHRLIEEWRTKESLRRTYLRRPDLLEKVELTEQQQKWLEELRNQHD
- the rplS gene encoding 50S ribosomal protein L19, with protein sequence MQKLIEDITKEQLRSDLPSFRPGDTVRVHVKVIEGTRERVQLFEGVVIKRRGGGISETFTVRKISYGVGVERTFPVHTPKIAKLEVLRRGKVRRAKLYYLRNLRGKKARIKEIR